A part of Onthophagus taurus isolate NC chromosome 7, IU_Otau_3.0, whole genome shotgun sequence genomic DNA contains:
- the LOC111429194 gene encoding uncharacterized protein, with translation MIIKYILFFTLAAATIALPLDSSGPQSSETEKNDVITSPSIENEPEDNPTILTSDEISKNDNNKDLLPSDVTTNPSDEEKSDLDTANTFGFGYGGWGGYRPYFGGYRPYYGYGGGWRGYGYGGFGGGFGFYGRSYHPWGWRHNYYY, from the exons ATGATAATCAAATAT atTTTATTCTTCACCTTAGCAGCAGCAACAATCGCTTTACCTTTAGATTCTTCGGGTCCTCAATCAtcagaaacagaaaaaaatgatgtaattaCCAGCCCATCTATTGAAAATGAACCTGAAGATAATCCTACAATTTTAACTTCTGatgaaatttccaaaaacgacaataataaagatttattaccTTCGGATGTAACTACCAATCCAAGTGATGAAGAAAAATCAGATTTAGATACTGCCAATACTTTTGGGTTTGGTTACGGAGGTTGGGGTGGATACAGACCGTATTTTGGTGGTTATAGGCCATATTATGGTTATGGTGGAGGTTGGAGAGGCTATGGCTACGGAGGATTTGGTGGCGGTTTTGGATTTTATGGAAGGTCGTATCATCCGTGGGGTTGGAggcataattattattattga